A single region of the Anaerostipes rhamnosivorans genome encodes:
- a CDS encoding HPr family phosphocarrier protein, producing MQTLSYKIEAHNGLHARPCVSIIALSRSTGCSILLSCNGNEAAAQNPIDLMALGGPDAETNYRLRLRGRMKNP from the coding sequence ATGCAAACACTTTCTTATAAGATTGAAGCACATAACGGACTTCACGCCCGTCCATGCGTGTCCATCATCGCTTTATCCAGAAGTACCGGCTGTTCCATTCTCCTTTCCTGCAATGGAAATGAGGCTGCCGCCCAGAACCCGATTGATCTGATGGCCCTGGGGGGGCCGGATGCGGAGACGAATTATCGATTACGGTTGAGGGGCCGGATGAAGAATCCGTAA